CAGGACCCAGTAAAAGCAGTTCGTTGTGCTCAATCAGCCCTTCGAAATGGGCGATCCTTGATTTTCCTTGAAAATTTCTATGTAAAACCAGTTCAAATTCTTGATGAACATGCCAGTCTTCTGGTTTGACGACTTCTTTGAACATCTTATAGCGCCATGACCAGCCATGCCTTTGTGGTATTTTCTGAACTGTTGCTTTCATTCTAATAGCATCATTGCCGATTTATCAGTTAGATGCATGATTATACACAATTGGCTTTAATCAATAAAAGTATCACAAGTCGTTGGAATAGTATCAGATGTGAGTTTTAGAGCTGGTATGTTTATAAGGTCGGCACAGTATAGGAGACCCAGAAATGTCCGAGTATTTAAATTGCTTACTGCCAAAACTTACCTCCCTTGTAGAAGCAAACCAAAAGGCTTTAGCGGAGGCAACCAAGTTGTTTACTCAAGCCATAGTTAAAGACGACATGATACAAGTTCTAGGAACTGGCCACTCGCATATGATTGGTTTAGAGGGATTTATTCGTGCGGGAGGCCTTGGTAATATCAACGCTATTTTGGACTCAGTGCTGCTTACTAATGATGGCGCTTTAAGAGGCTCAGCAATGGAAAAGTTGTCTGGTCTGGCTGAAGTGATTTGGAATGATCAGAATATTTCCCCAAATGATGTGGTTATGGTAATTTCCAACTCTGGGCGCAATGCACTGCCAATTGAATTTGCCCAAATTGCCAAATCGAAAGGTCATTCGGTTATCGCGATTACGTCTGTTGAACAGTCATCAAAATACCCAAGTCGCCATAATTCAGGACTGAAATTGATGGATATTGCCGATATCGTTATCGACAATCAGGTTCCTCCTGGTGATGGATTGTGTAATGTGAATGGTAAAGTGACAGGAGCATTCTCCAGTATAGCAGGCATGATGATCATGAATATGCTGGTTGTAGAGTCTCAAAAAGAAGCGTTAAAGCAAGGTGTCACTCCACTTATCTTCTCTAGCCAGAATGTCGACGGTTTCGATAATGACTATGTGTATCAGCACTTTGGGCCTCGATTAAAATCTATGTAAATGGTCGGCATGAAATTTAGTTTCTCGATTAAGTTACGAGCCAGCGCAAAATTCAAACACGGCTCATACTCTAATGAAATGAAGCAAAATTGAGCTAGCCATGAAAGCTAGCTCGTTTCTGGACAAAACCTTGTTAGCTTAAATGACTTAGTTGCATCAAGATCAGGTATGAAAAAGTATCTTGAAACCATAGTCTCTTGTTATGTGTTCAATACTTAACTCTAATTGATACCCCTAACCAAGACGCACCTTCACGCTTATTAGCAGTAGAGCCCCAATTCTCAATGAAATCCCACTTAGCGCTAGTACCAACAATATCTGAGTCAAACCAGTTACCTTGGGCATCGTTGAGTATGTAATGTAACGAATCATTTACCGAGATAACTGATATCAACAATGTGTTGTCTGGCGTTGATTTATCTAACGACAACGTTTTTGTAGAAACACCTAATTTTTCAATTAATTCAAATTCGGTAGGGAAGACTCGGTGTAAATATTTATTCGTTTGGGCATCTCGAATAAGAACCTCACACTCTATACCAAATTGACCAAGAACATACAGCATTGCACCTAGTGAATTGTAGCCAGAGTGTTCAATGTAGTCTGGGTTCTCACCGGGCGTAAGTATTCCCGTTACTTTATAAAGCTCCAAAGCGAAGTCTTTTAATTCATCTGAGCCACTAACTTCAACAGAAGCCCCCGTGAATGCAACCTCTTTCGCATTATACTTGCGTAGTTCAAAAGTCGAAGTAAGAGGTAGCTTATTCAGCCCTTTTAAACATGCAACAATACAATA
The sequence above is a segment of the Vibrio campbellii CAIM 519 = NBRC 15631 = ATCC 25920 genome. Coding sequences within it:
- a CDS encoding sugar isomerase domain-containing protein — its product is MSEYLNCLLPKLTSLVEANQKALAEATKLFTQAIVKDDMIQVLGTGHSHMIGLEGFIRAGGLGNINAILDSVLLTNDGALRGSAMEKLSGLAEVIWNDQNISPNDVVMVISNSGRNALPIEFAQIAKSKGHSVIAITSVEQSSKYPSRHNSGLKLMDIADIVIDNQVPPGDGLCNVNGKVTGAFSSIAGMMIMNMLVVESQKEALKQGVTPLIFSSQNVDGFDNDYVYQHFGPRLKSM